Genomic segment of archaeon BMS3Bbin15:
CAGCTCTGCAGGGAGTATTTGCAGGAGCCATAGGCTGGGATGCGGTGAATTTATTCCTTGCACCTTACCTTGTGGGAAAGAGTGATAAGGAGGTATACCAGATAGCCCAGATGCTTGTCTTTGAATTTGCACAGCAGGCTGTTGCAAGAGGTGGTCAGAGTATTTTCAGTGACCTTAATCTCTATTGGGAGATTCCAAAACACTTTATAGGTGTCAAAGCAATAGGTCCAGGAGGTAAATATACAGGTAACACCTATGAAGACTACCTGCCAGAAGCCCAGCGCTTTGTTCTTGCCCTTATTAAAGTATATATGGACGGAGACGGTATGGGAAGGCCATTCTTCTTTCCAAAGCCACAACTCCATATAACAGAAAGACTATTCCAAACCGAGGGCTATAAGGACTTCCTTTACAGGGCTGCTGAACTTTCCTCAGTCAGAGGCAACAGTTACTATGTTTTTGACAGGGGAGATACAGCAAAAATAAGTGAGTGCTGCCGTCTTTCCTTCAAGCTTGATGAGAGTGACATTGAAGATGCAAAAACACCATGGAAGATGCGCTACTCTGCCATGCAGAATGTAACACTGAATCTTCCGAGGATAGCCTATGAAGCAGGTGGAAGTGAAGCTAAATTATTTGAGCTCATATCCGCTCGACTGGAAATAGCTGCAAAGGCTCATGTCGCCAAGAGGGAATTTATAACCTCACTTCTAAAACTGGGCCATGGAGGGCCTCTCGGTCTTCTTGCTATGGATAAAGATGGAGAGTCCTACTACCGCCTCCATAGAGCCACCTACCTCATGGGAATGCTTGGACTGAACGAACTGGTGCAGTACCACTCTGGAGAGGAAATCCATGAAAGCAACTCAGCTCTGAAGCTTGGTCTCAGAGCTATTGCCCATATGAGCAGAGAGTGTGATAGGCTCAGTGATATCTATGACATGCGGTTTGTTCTTGAGCAGACCCCTGCCGAGAGCACTGCCTACAGAATGGCAAAGCTTGACTTAATGCACTACCCTAATGAGACAAGAAAGATTGTAAAGGGTGACCTTGCTCGGGGTGAAGTATATTATACCAACTCCACCTATCTCAATGTTTCTGCACCTATTTCACCTATAGACAGAGTGAAGAAGGAGGGTATGTTCCATCCCATGATACATGCTGGCAGCCTGACACATATATGGCTTGGCGAGTCAAAACCTGACCCGGAGGGTATAGCAAGTTTTGTTGTCAAAACCTTTAAAAACACAACAAATGACCAGATTGCATTTTCCCCTGAGTTTACATCCTGTCTGGACTGCGGCAGGGTGGAGAGAGGTCTTTATTAAGGAGGTAATAAAAATGAGTGAAAAAGAGATATTAAGCAATAAATGCCCGCACTGTGGCAGCAACCATGTGGAATACATAACAAGAGTTACAGGCTTTTTTTCCAAGATTGGAAGCTGGAATAAAGGCAAGATTGCAGAGCTTAGAGATAGGCGCTCTGCCATTGAGGCAAATAGAAAGATGATAAGCGATGTGGCAGGATTCAGCCTTGAAGCTCAAAAAACAAATAAAATAAAGCTTTTCTGGAAGAATTCCTGCTCCAGATGCCCGGAGGCAAAAGCTCTTGCTGGAAAGCTGGCAGAGAAGGGTTACAGTGTTGATTACTACAATATTGAGACTACAGAAGGGCTTGCAGAGGCTTCGCTACACATGGTCCTGGCAACTCCAACCATGATTCTTGTGGATGGAAATGATGAAGAAATAGCTGTCTGGCGTGGGATAACTCCAGGTTTCAGTGAAGTTGAAGGAGCAATTGCAGAGAACTGCTAAAACACTCCTTTTATTTTTAAGAAAATAAAAATGAATTTAGAAGAAATTGCTGATATCGGGATAGTTGGAGGTGCCTTTTTAGCATTACATCATTATAGCGAATATGATCGTTGGGAGGATAGAGATAAAGAACTATGCCATGGAAGAATAGGAAAGTATTTGTTTCTTTCATCAGTAGTTGCTCTGATATTTTTAGAATGAAGGCGAGGACGAAATTAAATGCAGATTAAAGGAGTAGTAGAAACAAGTTTTGTGGACTGGGATGGGAAAATAGTATCAACCATATTTCTGCCAGGCTGCAACTTCAGGTGCGGCTTCTGCCACAATCACAAACTTGTGCTGGAGCCTGAAGGCTTTGATAGTATTTCACCTGCTATCCTGCTCAAATACTGGAGAAGAAATAAAGATTTTCTCGATGGAGTTTGCATTACAGGTGGTGAGCCGACACTTCACAGGGAGCTTCCAGAGTTGTGCAGGAATATTAAAGAGCTGGGGCTGAAGGTTAAGCTGGACACCAACGGCACAAACCCTGAGGTGCTTCGCCAGCTTATGGATGAAAAGCTCCTTGACTATATTGCCATGGACATAAAGGCGCCTCTGGAAGAGGAGAGCTATTCAGATTTAACAAATGTTAACCTGAATGACACCTTTGACATGATAAAAGAAAGTATCAGGATTATTATAAATTCAGGAGTGGATTATGAGTTCAGGACAACCGTGATAAGAGAAAAACACAGTAAAGAAGATATTGAGGCTATTGCAATGGCTCTGAAAGGAGTGAGGCGGTATGTGCTCCAGAAGTTCCAGCCCAAGGAAGTTATGGATGAAGAATATAAAGTATATACCAGCTATAATGATGAAGAGATGGAGGAGATTGTAAAAGTGGTGAAAAAATATATAAATGCGGTGAGATGGAGAGGAAAGTAAGAAGTTATAATATAAGCTATGGTCATCTAAAAGGGAAATGATATTGTGGTTGTAGAGACCTGTACTCTTGACTTAGAAGCTGAAGCACACAGGGGTATTGTTAATATAACCAGAAAGATTCAGGAGTTTGTGTCAGAAAGTGGAATGAAATCAGGAATTGCTGTAATTTTCAACATAGGTTCTACTGGAGCTATAACCACAATGGAATATGAACCCGGTCTTATGAAGGATATACCGAGAGTTCTTGAACGAATGGCACCGGGGGAAGATAGGTATGAGCATCACCTCACCTGGGGCGACGACAATGGCAGCGCCCATGTCAAGGCTGCTATGCTCGGCCCCAGTTTAACTGTACCCTTCACCGGAGGAAAACTCAGTCTCGGAACATGGCAGCAGATTGTAGTTATAAACTTTGATACAAGGGCGAGAAGACGAAGGGTTGTAGTGCAGATTATGGGGGAGTAGGTATTTTTCAATAGCTTCAAATATTTTCTACGATGTTCATTC
This window contains:
- the nrdD gene encoding anaerobic ribonucleoside-triphosphate reductase, whose amino-acid sequence is MQKPEIDLFQKDVTDLALFVKVSQGNVLKWDISKIVSSLLEEAGIDEASALNIAIAVEKIIKDSGIEFITGPLIREIVNTELIKRGLEKERKKYTRLGMPIHDVHELITSHNKENANVPHGPEATNLSLAEGIKKQYALLKIFSPEVALAHERGDVHLHDLGFIDRPYCSGNSIEYVKKFGLSLPNALSISKPAKQADVLILHLIKISAALQGVFAGAIGWDAVNLFLAPYLVGKSDKEVYQIAQMLVFEFAQQAVARGGQSIFSDLNLYWEIPKHFIGVKAIGPGGKYTGNTYEDYLPEAQRFVLALIKVYMDGDGMGRPFFFPKPQLHITERLFQTEGYKDFLYRAAELSSVRGNSYYVFDRGDTAKISECCRLSFKLDESDIEDAKTPWKMRYSAMQNVTLNLPRIAYEAGGSEAKLFELISARLEIAAKAHVAKREFITSLLKLGHGGPLGLLAMDKDGESYYRLHRATYLMGMLGLNELVQYHSGEEIHESNSALKLGLRAIAHMSRECDRLSDIYDMRFVLEQTPAESTAYRMAKLDLMHYPNETRKIVKGDLARGEVYYTNSTYLNVSAPISPIDRVKKEGMFHPMIHAGSLTHIWLGESKPDPEGIASFVVKTFKNTTNDQIAFSPEFTSCLDCGRVERGLY
- a CDS encoding anaerobic ribonucleoside triphosphate reductase; amino-acid sequence: MSEKEILSNKCPHCGSNHVEYITRVTGFFSKIGSWNKGKIAELRDRRSAIEANRKMISDVAGFSLEAQKTNKIKLFWKNSCSRCPEAKALAGKLAEKGYSVDYYNIETTEGLAEASLHMVLATPTMILVDGNDEEIAVWRGITPGFSEVEGAIAENC
- a CDS encoding pyruvate formate lyase-activating enzyme 1, giving the protein MQIKGVVETSFVDWDGKIVSTIFLPGCNFRCGFCHNHKLVLEPEGFDSISPAILLKYWRRNKDFLDGVCITGGEPTLHRELPELCRNIKELGLKVKLDTNGTNPEVLRQLMDEKLLDYIAMDIKAPLEEESYSDLTNVNLNDTFDMIKESIRIIINSGVDYEFRTTVIREKHSKEDIEAIAMALKGVRRYVLQKFQPKEVMDEEYKVYTSYNDEEMEEIVKVVKKYINAVRWRGK